The genomic region ATGCCGCCGCGGTGTCCTGGCGACACTTCGCTTCGGCGTACCGGGCCACCACATCGTGAACCGGCTCCGGCGCCCTCAGATCGTCTTGCATGGTTTTCTCCGTTCAGTTGCATTACGGGTCACCGGGGGACGGGCCGCCTTCAGTGGGTGGAGCCACTGCCACCACACCGAGGGGTGTCGCAGCAGTGTCGGCAACACGGCGAGCGGGTCGAAGTAGGTCACGCGCTCGATGGCCTTGCCGTCACGAAGGACGAGGCGGTTGACAGTCGGCCAGCAGAGTGTGTCGCGGCCGAAGTCGGAGTGCAGCGTGAATTCGATGAACACCAGATCCCTGTCTTCGCTCCAGTGATCGATGCGCGCGTGCGACTGGGCAGGCAGCGGCAGAACCGCTCGAACGGCTGATGGGCTTGCGCGATCCCGACTGCCGGTGGTGCCAGGGGTTGGTGAAGCACGACATCGGGGTGCAGCAGTTCGGGCAGTCGGGCCGGGGACGGTGCGTCCCAGAAGTCGGCGAACCCCGTGACCAAGGCATGTCCTGTCGGGCAGGTGTCCATGCTTTGAGCCTGCTGGGATGGCCCGCGTGGTGTCACTGCAATTCACTGCCAACCGCTGCCTGCCGGTGCAATACACAGCTCATAGGCCGGTGCCGTCGCGGTAGCGTCAAGCCCAGGGGACGCGCGGCGCCTAACCGTTCACCACCCAACTACTCGGCTCACGAGAGCTGACGTTGGTACTGGCGATCACCGACCCGGTTCCACCGCCGCTGCGCTCATTCGCATTGCGGCTCGGCTTGCTCACCGACCCCCCTCGACGCCATCGCTGCAGTACGCGGTATCCGCGCCGACGCGCTCTCGCGCACCGGAGCATTCATCGCCGGTGGCGGCGTCGCACTATTCGCCGTTCTCGATAACGCGGCACTGATCGACCGAGG from Mycolicibacterium sp. YH-1 harbors:
- a CDS encoding nuclear transport factor 2 family protein, yielding MDTCPTGHALVTGFADFWDAPSPARLPELLHPDVVLHQPLAPPAVGIAQAHQPFERFCRCLPSRTRASITGAKTGIWCSSNSRCTPTSAATHSAGRLSTASSFVTARPSSA